The Dehalococcoidales bacterium genome includes a window with the following:
- a CDS encoding zinc ribbon domain-containing protein yields MNTVKKFCTNCGQPLGPSAKFCAGCGAAVVSEGIVEEVTPPAAAYQPPPPVMPVQEAPPPAPPAYQPPPVPPMQAAAPPPPAPPAYQPPPYPPQQPYYGQQAVPGYGYQPPAGPIPGESVVGIIPNATKKKNLIMSDTFNIVVTNHRMVCAMLTSEMIKEESAKYRGQGVGGFFKSMGAGYNVWQRYLQISPDMALQENPANFAIYLNQIRKVKFKPDKVLFSKGGVNIGFKGGFGGLNDDNEKTTRPMEIETMSGKYKFEISDMHQQQVAETLRKAGLIK; encoded by the coding sequence ATGAATACAGTAAAAAAATTTTGCACGAATTGCGGGCAGCCGCTTGGACCAAGCGCTAAGTTTTGCGCGGGGTGCGGTGCCGCTGTGGTAAGCGAGGGTATTGTTGAAGAAGTTACCCCACCCGCTGCCGCGTATCAACCCCCACCGCCTGTTATGCCGGTGCAGGAGGCTCCGCCTCCTGCACCTCCGGCTTATCAACCGCCGCCCGTTCCGCCGATGCAAGCGGCAGCTCCTCCTCCCCCGGCACCTCCGGCCTATCAGCCTCCGCCGTATCCGCCGCAGCAACCCTATTACGGACAACAGGCGGTTCCCGGCTATGGGTATCAACCGCCGGCAGGTCCGATTCCCGGAGAGTCGGTAGTCGGTATTATTCCGAATGCCACAAAAAAGAAAAACCTGATAATGTCGGATACGTTTAATATTGTCGTTACAAATCACCGTATGGTTTGCGCTATGCTGACTTCGGAAATGATAAAAGAGGAATCCGCTAAATATCGCGGACAGGGAGTCGGCGGGTTCTTTAAATCAATGGGCGCCGGTTATAATGTATGGCAGCGTTATTTGCAAATATCTCCGGATATGGCCTTGCAGGAAAATCCCGCTAATTTTGCTATCTATCTGAATCAAATACGCAAAGTTAAATTCAAGCCCGATAAGGTCTTGTTTAGTAAGGGCGGGGTCAATATCGGATTTAAGGGCGGCTTCGGCGGCTTAAATGACGACAACGAAAAAACGACTCGGCCGATGGAAATTGAAACAATGAGCGGTAAATACAAATTTGAAATAAGTGATATGCACCAACAGCAAGTTGCAGAAACACTGCGTAAAGCGGGGCTTATTAAGTAG
- a CDS encoding bifunctional UDP-sugar hydrolase/5'-nucleotidase — MGVTKKFTILHSNDMHGDFLTEVKEGSNNLVGGLALLSGYVNKVRREEKNVLYVISGDMLQGSLIDSEYQGISTMEIMNYLSPDAVCLGNHEFDYGLPQLLFLEKMANFPIVNANLYIRKYGKRLMKPYLILRVDGFDIMFIGIITEKVLDSLKKEQLIGSFISLEDAANEVGIITDAYKNDDIDLTILLTHIGHESDIELAKILNPEWGVDIILGGHSHTILEQPAVVNDILIAQAGVGTNQIGRFDVVVDDDTNSVVEWKWQLVPIEEGIAEPDLKLKEYIDSFADAIDRKYNTIICKFTDVMTHPAREIETSLGNLFADALAHTAECDVMLVGSGSIRSKELGPAVTLKDYRSCFPFKDYLTRFTISGAQLKQIFAHFMRPENRDGEGECYQVNDKIRAVYNDCKRELSVLEFDGQPVNNNDKYTIGLIGYHITNSKAYLNITNEELLANGKSRVIATSVAEVLEEYLKNHQNIGKQVEGRLTYL; from the coding sequence ATGGGAGTAACCAAGAAATTTACAATTTTGCATTCGAACGATATGCACGGAGATTTTTTAACGGAAGTTAAAGAGGGTTCCAACAACCTGGTCGGTGGTTTGGCGCTCTTATCCGGATATGTAAATAAGGTTAGGCGCGAAGAAAAAAACGTGCTTTATGTAATCTCGGGAGATATGCTGCAAGGCTCTCTGATTGATTCGGAATACCAGGGTATCTCCACAATGGAGATTATGAATTACCTCTCCCCGGACGCCGTTTGCCTCGGTAACCATGAATTTGACTATGGCCTGCCGCAACTTCTTTTTTTGGAGAAAATGGCCAACTTCCCGATTGTTAACGCCAACCTTTATATTAGAAAATACGGGAAACGGTTAATGAAGCCCTATCTAATCCTAAGGGTGGATGGATTCGATATTATGTTTATCGGCATAATAACGGAAAAAGTGCTGGATTCTCTAAAAAAAGAACAGCTAATCGGCAGCTTTATCTCCCTTGAAGATGCCGCCAACGAAGTCGGCATCATTACCGATGCCTATAAAAACGACGACATTGACCTAACAATTCTTTTAACACATATCGGCCATGAATCCGATATCGAACTGGCCAAGATTTTAAACCCGGAATGGGGGGTGGATATTATTCTCGGCGGCCATTCACATACAATACTGGAACAGCCGGCGGTAGTGAACGATATCCTTATTGCGCAAGCCGGAGTCGGTACAAACCAGATTGGCCGCTTTGATGTTGTTGTCGATGATGATACCAACAGTGTTGTCGAATGGAAGTGGCAGTTAGTGCCCATCGAAGAGGGAATTGCCGAGCCCGATTTGAAATTAAAAGAATATATTGATAGTTTTGCCGATGCGATTGACCGTAAATACAATACCATTATCTGCAAGTTTACTGACGTTATGACCCACCCCGCACGAGAAATAGAAACCTCGCTGGGGAATCTTTTTGCCGATGCCTTGGCACATACTGCGGAATGTGATGTAATGCTTGTCGGTTCCGGCTCAATCCGCAGCAAAGAGCTTGGCCCTGCCGTTACTCTAAAAGATTACAGGTCTTGCTTCCCTTTCAAAGATTACCTGACGCGTTTTACAATTAGCGGAGCGCAGTTAAAACAGATTTTTGCTCATTTTATGCGCCCCGAAAATCGCGACGGTGAAGGGGAATGTTATCAGGTAAACGATAAAATTCGTGCCGTTTATAACGATTGTAAGCGTGAATTGTCTGTGCTGGAATTCGACGGGCAGCCGGTTAATAATAACGATAAGTATACAATCGGGCTTATCGGATACCACATTACCAATTCAAAAGCCTACCTCAATATTACAAACGAAGAATTGCTGGCTAACGGCAAATCGAGGGTGATTGCAACTTCGGTAGCCGAAGTACTTGAAGAATACCTTAAAAATCACCAGAATATCGGGAAACAGGTTGAGGGCAGGTTAACCTACCTATAA